In Capricornis sumatraensis isolate serow.1 chromosome 16, serow.2, whole genome shotgun sequence, a genomic segment contains:
- the LOC138092274 gene encoding olfactory receptor 8U3-like gives MIEENITRVMEFILLGFSVQREIEILLFLLILVVYSLTLVGNIGLISLIQLDPHLHTPMYFFLSNLAFVDFCYSSSIAPKFLETLLSQHRSISFYACATQLGFFLNFLVLEMFLLAVMAYDRYVAICNPLLYTVIMSRKVCMQLVAGPYSYSFSVAFLHTVVTFRLIYCGPNAINHFYCDDVPLMALACSDTSLKEILIFIFAGFNVISSLTMVLVSYLYIVAAILRIQSAEGRCKAFSTCGSHLTAVTIFYGTLIFMYLQPKSNHSLDTDKMASVFYTIVIPMLNPMIYSLRNQEVKNALRKAFEKCYFLSLINIRM, from the coding sequence ATGATTGAAGAGAATATTACCAGGGTGATGGAATTCATTCTTTTGGGTTTTTCAGTCCAGAGAGAGATTGaaatccttctctttctcctcatttTAGTGGTATATTCTCTAACTCTGGTGGGAAACATTGGCCTGATTTCATTAATCCAGTTGGATCCTCACCTTCACACACCCATGTACTTTTTTCTCAGTAATCTGGCCTTTGTAGACTTCTGTTACTCCTCCTCAATAGCCCCAAAGTTCCTGGAGACCCTCCTGAGCCAGCACAGGTCCATATCTTTCTATGCATGTGCGACACAGCTGGGCTTTTTCCTGAACTTCTTGGTTTTGGAGATGTTCCTTCTTGCAGTAATGGCttatgaccgctatgtggccatctgcaatCCTCTTCTCTACACGGTGATCATGTCCCGAAAGGTGTGCATGCAACTGGTAGCAGGCCCTTACTCATACAGcttttctgttgctttcctccaCACAGTTGTTACTTTTCGATTGATCTACTGTGGCCCCAATGCTATTAATCACTTCTATTGTGATGATGTCCCTTTGATGGCCCTTGCATGCTCAGACACCAGCCTCAAAGAGAtcttgatttttatctttgctgGATTCAACGTGATCAGCTCTTTGACCATGGTCCTTGTTTCTTACCTATATATTGTGGCTGCCATCCTGAGAATCCAGTCTGCAGAAGGGAGGTGCAAAGCATTTTCAACCTGTGGTTCTCATCTGACTGCTGTCACTATATTCTACGGGACTCTGATCTTCATGTATCTGCAGCCCAAATCAAACCATTCCCTTGACACAGACAAAATGGCCTCTGTCTTCTACACAATAGTCATTCCTATGTTGAATCCCATGATCTACAGCCTGAGGAACCAAGAGGTAAAAAATGCCTTGAGGAAAGCCTTTGAAAAATGTTATTTCCTGTCTCTAATAAACATTAGAATGTGA